The following are encoded together in the Vigna angularis cultivar LongXiaoDou No.4 chromosome 9, ASM1680809v1, whole genome shotgun sequence genome:
- the LOC108319230 gene encoding dof zinc finger protein DOF2.5, which translates to MEGMAPNSCARPGLEKKARPQEQLNCPRCNSTNTKFCYYNNYSLTQPRYFCKTCRRYWTEGGSLRNVPVGGGSRKNKKVTSGGAGASASSSSSSSSKIPDLNPPNLSALSSQNPKILHGGQDLNLAFPAMDKYHHHHGISPYVEMQNSDSTTHHHQNSPSCSAAPTSLSALELLRSSMASRGLNPYAPSSLMPNSANNNALYPSGFPMQEVKPSLSFSSVDGMGNRSYDHQVQERGGRVLFPFGDVNKQLSAAGSAEVEHGKEQQQQHQQGNSTGYWTGMIGEGTW; encoded by the coding sequence ATGGAGGGGATGGCTCCAAATTCATGTGCAAGGCCAGGTTTAGAGAAGAAAGCAAGACCACAAGAGCAACTGAATTGTCCAAGGTGCAATTCAACTAACACAAAGTTCTGTTATTACAACAACTACAGCCTCACACAGCCAAGATACTTCTGTAAGACTTGTAGAAGGTATTGGACAGAAGGAGGGTCTCTGAGAAACGTTCCGGTTGGAGGTGGTTCAAGAAAGAACAAGAAGGTCACTTCAGGAGGAGCAGGAGCCTCagcttcatcatcttcatcgtcatcatcaaaGATTCCTGACCTAAATCCCCCAAACCTCTCAGCTCTCTCttcacaaaaccctaaaatattACATGGTGGCCAGGATCTCAACCTGGCTTTCCCAGCCATGGACAagtatcatcatcatcatggcATCTCCCCTTATGTCGAGATGCAAAACAGTGACAGCACCACTCATCATCACCAAAACTCTCCTTCTTGTTCTGCTGCTCCAACCTCTCTTTCGGCTCTTGAGCTGCTAAGGTCCAGCATGGCATCTAGGGGTTTGAACCCTTATGCTCCTTCTTCCTTGATGCCAAACTCAGCAAACAACAATGCCCTTTACCCATCAGGGTTTCCCATGCAAGAAGTCAAACCAAGCCTCAGCTTTTCCTCAGTTGATGGGATGGGAAATAGATCATACGATCATCAGGTCCAAGAGAGGGGTGGCAGAGTTTTGTTCCCTTTTGGAGATGTCAATAAGCAGCTTTCTGCTGCAGGATCAGCTGAAGTGGAACACGGTAAAGAACAACAGCAACAGCATCAACAAGGAAACTCAACTGGATATTGGACTGGAATGATTGGTGAAGGGACAtggtaa
- the LOC108318803 gene encoding uncharacterized protein LOC108318803: MANLYVKAVPPADLNRNTEWFTYPGVWTTYILILFFSWILVLSVFGCSPGIAWTIVNLAHFAVTYHFFHWKKGTPFAEDQGIYNRLTWWEQVDNGKQLTRNRKFLTVVPLVLYLIASHTTDYQNPMLFFNTVAVIVLVVAKFPHMHKVRIFGINADK, translated from the exons ATGGCAAATCTGTACGTGAAGGCGGTGCCACCGGCGGATCTGAACCGGAACACGGAGTGGTTTACGTACCCTGGCGTCTGGACCACCTACATCCtcatccttttcttttcttggatCCTCGTTCTCTCCGTCTTCGGTTGCTCCCCTGGCATCGCATGGACCATCGTTAATCTCGCACATTTTGCT GTAACATATCACTTTTTTCACTGGAAGAAAGGAACTCCATTTGCAGAGGACCAAGGCATCTACAATAGATTGACATGGTGGGAGCAGGTAGACAATGGAAAGCAGCTTACTCGTAACAGGAAGTTTCTAACAGTTGTTCCTTTGGTCCT GTACTTGATAGCCTCCCACACAACCGACTATCAGAATCCAATGCTGTTCTTCAATACTGTTGCTGTGATTGTGCTGGTTGTTGCAAAGTTCCCCCACATGCACAAGGTGAGGATTTTTGGAATCAATGCTGATAAGTGA